In Psychrobacter ciconiae, the following are encoded in one genomic region:
- a CDS encoding sulfate ABC transporter substrate-binding protein codes for MSYQRHIYAQKSALAIITLITAGAAISACSPTQADSKAGGNNIDLMNVSYDVSRDFYKDYNPLFADIYTKANPNAKVSIKQSHGGASKQSLAVANGLQADVITLNQESDMNMLVDKGLVDSNWRSAFPDNAVPYTTTMILLVRKDNPKNIKGWQDLARSDVKVIMPNPKTSGTARYAFLGAYGAGLHKFNETKDNAKQTDAYMKKLLGNVVTYDNGARAATTSFTQRGLGDVLITTENEAHLVVTEHAKGAVDVVYPNYSITIHNPVAIVKTVTDKKGTTKAATDYLKTLWDKPAQELMAKLYLRPSDKAVLAANSKIFQDIDTFEATEVFGDWDSIMKNYFADGARFDQLAQNNANK; via the coding sequence ATGAGTTATCAGCGCCATATATACGCCCAAAAATCAGCGCTTGCCATCATCACGCTTATCACAGCAGGTGCAGCGATCAGTGCTTGCAGCCCAACCCAAGCCGATTCCAAAGCCGGCGGCAACAACATTGACTTGATGAACGTCTCCTACGACGTGTCGCGCGATTTTTATAAAGATTACAATCCGCTATTTGCCGACATTTACACCAAAGCAAACCCCAACGCCAAAGTGAGCATTAAGCAGTCGCATGGCGGCGCCAGCAAACAATCGCTTGCCGTTGCCAATGGCTTGCAAGCTGACGTCATCACTTTAAACCAAGAAAGCGACATGAACATGCTCGTTGATAAAGGCTTGGTCGATAGCAATTGGCGCAGCGCCTTTCCGGACAATGCCGTGCCTTATACCACAACGATGATTTTACTGGTTCGTAAAGACAACCCAAAAAACATCAAAGGCTGGCAAGATTTGGCGCGATCGGATGTCAAAGTCATCATGCCAAACCCCAAAACCAGTGGCACGGCGCGCTATGCCTTTTTGGGCGCTTATGGGGCAGGGCTGCACAAGTTTAACGAAACCAAAGACAACGCCAAGCAGACCGATGCTTATATGAAAAAACTGCTTGGCAATGTCGTCACTTATGACAACGGCGCGCGGGCAGCAACCACCAGCTTTACCCAGCGCGGCTTGGGCGATGTGCTCATCACCACCGAAAACGAGGCGCATTTGGTCGTAACCGAGCACGCTAAAGGCGCCGTTGACGTGGTTTATCCCAATTATTCCATCACCATTCATAACCCCGTTGCCATTGTCAAAACCGTCACCGATAAAAAAGGCACCACAAAAGCGGCAACCGATTATCTAAAAACGCTTTGGGACAAACCGGCTCAAGAACTCATGGCAAAACTGTACTTAAGACCAAGTGATAAAGCAGTATTGGCAGCGAACTCCAAGATTTTTCAAGACATCGACACCTTTGAAGCCACCGAGGTTTTTGGGGATTGGGACAGCATCATGAAAAATTATTTTGCAGATGGCGCGCGCTTTGACCAATTGGCGCAAAACAATGCCAATAAATAG
- a CDS encoding sulfate ABC transporter substrate-binding protein, with amino-acid sequence MTVAIGVVSALLTGCQKPADNNSATAGEGSTPAATGEAKDIELLNVSYDVARDFYKDYNPMFVEHYKKEHPETNISIKQSHGGSSKQALSVANGLQADVATMNQGSDIELLEEKGLVASDWEQQFSDNAVPFTSAIVFLVRKDNPKQINDWQDLTKSGVEIVMANPKVTGNGRYAFLGAYGYGLHAFNKDDNQARDYVKSMLKNVKVYENGGRAATTTFVQRGIGDVLITFENEANLAAKQFGAGKVDIVYPSYTVKSESPVAIVKTVTDKKGTTDAAKAYLDYLWSEPAQQLAADLYLRPSVKTVLDKNADKLPPLDTFQPNDVFGTWDEIMDKLFSDNGTFDQLAINAPK; translated from the coding sequence ATGACGGTTGCCATCGGGGTGGTCAGCGCCTTATTAACTGGCTGCCAAAAGCCTGCGGATAATAATTCAGCTACTGCTGGCGAGGGCAGCACGCCTGCAGCAACGGGTGAGGCTAAAGACATCGAGCTGTTAAACGTCTCATACGACGTGGCTCGCGATTTTTATAAAGACTACAACCCAATGTTCGTTGAGCATTATAAAAAAGAGCATCCAGAAACCAATATCAGTATTAAGCAGTCGCATGGCGGCTCAAGTAAACAAGCGCTGTCGGTTGCCAACGGTTTGCAAGCGGACGTTGCCACCATGAACCAAGGCTCAGACATTGAGCTGTTGGAAGAAAAAGGCTTGGTTGCCAGCGACTGGGAGCAACAATTTTCTGATAACGCTGTACCCTTTACCAGTGCCATCGTGTTTTTGGTTCGCAAAGACAATCCTAAGCAAATTAACGACTGGCAAGACTTGACCAAGTCAGGTGTTGAGATTGTCATGGCAAACCCAAAAGTCACCGGCAACGGTCGCTATGCGTTTTTAGGGGCTTATGGCTACGGCTTGCACGCCTTTAATAAAGACGACAACCAAGCCAGAGACTACGTTAAATCGATGCTTAAAAACGTCAAGGTTTATGAAAACGGTGGTCGCGCTGCTACGACCACTTTTGTTCAACGCGGTATTGGCGATGTGCTGATTACTTTTGAAAACGAAGCCAATTTAGCGGCCAAGCAATTTGGCGCGGGCAAAGTTGACATCGTTTACCCAAGCTACACCGTCAAATCAGAAAGTCCGGTTGCTATTGTTAAAACCGTGACCGATAAAAAAGGCACGACGGATGCCGCCAAAGCGTATTTGGACTACTTATGGAGCGAGCCTGCCCAGCAATTGGCAGCTGATTTGTACTTGCGCCCCAGCGTCAAAACCGTTTTGGATAAAAACGCTGATAAATTACCGCCGCTTGACACCTTTCAGCCCAACGATGTGTTTGGCACTTGGGATGAGATTATGGACAAATTGTTCAGCGACAATGGCACTTTTGATCAGCTTGCCATCAACGCGCCCAAATAA